From Amycolatopsis sp. cg9, one genomic window encodes:
- a CDS encoding glycosyltransferase family 4 protein, with amino-acid sequence MTALAVVCALLAAALFAVAATRQHAEVAGLAVEGVPGLPTLARLLRSPGWWAGTGLATGGSLLHVVALSLAPLPVVQPLGVFSLVLTVLFGRRARTRRVVTAVVLVVAGVAGFVALAASAGPGQAISAGTAEGVAVTGFVIAALTWFARAGCAALAAASAVLFGLGSSVVHAAASQSPATAALLGGQALLLLGAGGVVLHRAYAAGPTAVVVGTTTVLDPLTAVAVAALAYGEVPRPAAALAAVAALAGVRVLAGAVPQAPSKSEESPVHPTGLRVLIGADTFPPDINGAAFFAERLARGLAGRGHEVHVACPSDTGPPRTEERDGYTVHRIRSRAIPFHGDYRFCTPGAARPAVGEILDEVRPDVVHVQAHFGVGRTLLGVAAERGIPGVATNHFMPDNLLGYTPFPRRVKAAIARWAWKDLVRVYRDARLVTTPTPRAAEVLARIGLDRPAQVVSCGIDLGHYAVPARPADRPMSVLFVGRLDAEKNIDQLLRALAPLPHVRADLVGDGTRRRDLEALAGDLGIGDRVTFHGFVSDADLVHRYAEADVFCMPGTAELQSLATMEAMAARLPVIAADALALPHLVHHGENGYLFEPGAITTFTRWIADLAADPGARARMGEASRAIVAHHDVENALATFESQYRILLGVPAPAAVGQAA; translated from the coding sequence ATGACCGCTCTCGCCGTCGTGTGCGCGTTGCTCGCCGCCGCGCTGTTCGCGGTGGCCGCGACCCGGCAGCACGCCGAGGTCGCCGGGCTGGCCGTCGAGGGCGTACCCGGGTTGCCCACCCTCGCCCGGCTGCTGCGTTCTCCCGGCTGGTGGGCGGGTACCGGCCTCGCGACCGGCGGCAGCCTGCTGCACGTCGTCGCGCTTTCCCTGGCCCCGCTCCCGGTCGTCCAGCCGCTCGGGGTGTTCAGCCTCGTCCTGACCGTCCTGTTCGGACGGCGCGCCCGCACCCGCCGGGTGGTGACCGCGGTCGTGCTCGTGGTCGCGGGGGTGGCCGGCTTCGTCGCGCTCGCGGCGTCGGCCGGCCCGGGCCAGGCGATCAGCGCGGGGACGGCCGAAGGCGTGGCCGTCACGGGGTTCGTGATCGCGGCGCTGACCTGGTTCGCCCGCGCGGGGTGCGCCGCGCTCGCCGCGGCGTCGGCTGTCCTCTTCGGACTCGGCTCGTCGGTCGTGCACGCGGCCGCGTCCCAATCCCCGGCCACGGCGGCGCTGCTGGGCGGCCAGGCCCTGCTGCTGCTCGGCGCCGGCGGCGTCGTCCTGCACCGCGCGTACGCCGCGGGGCCCACCGCGGTCGTCGTCGGGACGACGACCGTGCTCGACCCCCTGACCGCCGTCGCCGTGGCCGCGCTGGCCTACGGCGAAGTCCCCCGGCCCGCGGCCGCACTCGCCGCGGTCGCCGCTCTCGCCGGCGTGCGCGTACTCGCCGGTGCCGTTCCGCAAGCCCCATCGAAATCCGAGGAGAGCCCCGTGCACCCGACCGGCCTTCGCGTCCTGATCGGCGCCGACACGTTCCCGCCCGACATCAACGGCGCGGCGTTCTTCGCCGAGCGCCTGGCCCGGGGGCTCGCCGGCCGCGGCCACGAGGTCCACGTCGCCTGCCCGTCCGACACCGGCCCGCCCCGCACCGAGGAACGCGACGGCTACACGGTCCACCGGATCCGCTCGCGGGCCATCCCGTTCCACGGCGACTACCGCTTCTGCACCCCCGGCGCCGCCCGCCCGGCCGTCGGCGAGATCCTCGACGAGGTCCGCCCGGACGTGGTCCACGTGCAAGCCCACTTCGGCGTTGGCCGCACCCTGCTCGGAGTGGCCGCCGAACGCGGGATCCCGGGCGTGGCCACCAACCACTTCATGCCGGACAACCTCCTCGGGTACACACCGTTCCCGCGCCGGGTGAAGGCCGCGATCGCCCGCTGGGCGTGGAAAGACCTGGTGCGCGTCTACCGCGACGCGCGCCTGGTCACCACGCCGACCCCGCGCGCGGCCGAAGTCCTCGCCCGGATCGGGCTCGACCGGCCCGCCCAGGTCGTGTCGTGCGGCATCGACCTCGGCCACTACGCCGTACCGGCCCGCCCGGCCGACCGGCCGATGTCGGTCCTGTTCGTCGGGCGCCTCGACGCGGAGAAGAACATAGACCAGCTGCTGCGCGCCCTCGCCCCGCTGCCGCACGTCCGCGCGGACCTCGTCGGCGACGGCACCCGCCGCCGCGACCTCGAAGCGCTCGCCGGAGACCTCGGCATCGGCGACCGGGTGACCTTCCACGGTTTCGTCTCCGACGCGGATCTGGTGCACCGCTACGCCGAGGCCGACGTGTTCTGCATGCCGGGCACCGCCGAGCTGCAGAGCCTCGCCACCATGGAAGCCATGGCCGCGCGCCTCCCGGTCATCGCCGCCGACGCGCTCGCCCTCCCGCACCTGGTCCACCACGGCGAAAACGGCTACCTGTTCGAACCGGGCGCGATCACCACCTTCACGCGGTGGATCGCCGACCTGGCCGCCGACCCGGGCGCGCGCGCCCGCATGGGCGAGGCGTCCCGCGCGATCGTCGCCCACCACGACGTCGAGAACGCGCTGGCGACTTTCGAGTCGCAGTACCGGATCCTGCTCGGGGTGCCCGCGCCGGCCGCGGTCGGTCAGGCCGCGTGA
- a CDS encoding DUF998 domain-containing protein translates to MTPRTALSPPPPATVTLVTAVVAQAIIAGLTFGFAGHVSPWRDPVSDYAWHRGGRLLFTVAILLLLAAAAALAVAARLAALPRGPLVNTLFLLWAAGLVVVLVFRSNPSAADPTLSGELHRAGGAVLFASLPLAAWTLSARLRSEPRWAATAPALRRGAISGVVTAAAFGTAQVVSWLPAGLLERAALLAEFLIVTTTAVALRRAARGPRHRAATPASEPVR, encoded by the coding sequence GTGACTCCACGGACCGCGCTTTCGCCACCACCGCCGGCGACGGTGACGCTGGTCACGGCCGTCGTCGCGCAGGCGATCATCGCCGGGCTGACCTTCGGGTTCGCCGGCCACGTCAGCCCCTGGCGCGACCCGGTCAGCGACTACGCCTGGCACCGCGGCGGCCGGCTCCTGTTCACCGTCGCCATCCTCCTGCTGCTCGCCGCCGCGGCCGCCTTGGCGGTGGCCGCCCGGCTCGCCGCCCTGCCGCGTGGCCCGCTGGTGAACACCCTCTTCCTGCTCTGGGCCGCCGGGCTCGTGGTGGTCCTGGTCTTCCGCAGCAACCCCAGCGCCGCCGACCCCACCCTCTCCGGTGAGCTCCACCGCGCCGGCGGGGCCGTGCTGTTCGCGAGCCTGCCCCTCGCCGCGTGGACGTTGAGCGCTCGGTTGCGAAGCGAACCTCGCTGGGCGGCGACGGCACCGGCGCTCCGGCGCGGCGCGATCTCCGGCGTCGTGACCGCGGCCGCGTTCGGCACGGCGCAGGTGGTCAGCTGGCTCCCGGCCGGCCTGCTCGAACGCGCCGCGCTGCTGGCCGAGTTCCTCATCGTCACCACGACGGCCGTCGCCCTGCGGCGTGCGGCCCGCGGCCCGCGGCACCGCGCGGCCACCCCGGCTTCGGAGCCCGTCCGATGA
- a CDS encoding ATP-binding protein has protein sequence MKRPRWKTLSLRARLGALVAVAVALAVVTVSAISWGITRADLYDQFDARLQSYAQLAAKAASPEEALSTLRSTTTKPGPDRNNGLTVQFRSAAGAVTGTAGAIPELPPPAPEAPFSVSRAANVHRDGDRFRMWTATRSDGGTVQVAQDSEDVEDSLARLGFWLLVVSAAGVLGATVVGRAIARSALQPVDDLTSAAENIARTQELSAAIDVTASGEIGRLATSFNAMLGALSRSRDEQRRLVEDAGHELRTPLTSLRTNIELLIHADANPGRQLPAEDRSRLLTDLDTQAVELTALIGELVDLSTGERPSEAEEHLALADVVTAAVERTRSRWPNVTFDAELTEADVLARPAALERAVLNVLDNAAKWSPDGGKVLVTMSAGTGTVRVRVDDEGPGIPEADLPHVFERFYRADAARALPGSGLGLAIVEQVLTQHGGHASASRAGSGGARFDLVFPLAAS, from the coding sequence GTGAAACGCCCCCGCTGGAAGACGCTGTCCCTGCGCGCCCGGCTCGGCGCCCTGGTGGCCGTCGCGGTCGCGCTCGCCGTGGTGACGGTCTCGGCGATCTCCTGGGGCATCACCCGGGCCGACCTCTACGACCAGTTCGACGCCCGGCTGCAGTCCTACGCCCAGCTCGCCGCGAAAGCCGCCTCGCCCGAGGAAGCCCTCTCGACCCTGCGCTCCACCACGACCAAGCCCGGGCCCGACCGGAACAACGGCCTCACCGTCCAGTTCCGCTCGGCCGCCGGCGCCGTCACCGGAACCGCGGGCGCGATCCCGGAACTCCCGCCCCCAGCACCGGAAGCGCCGTTCTCGGTCAGCCGGGCGGCCAACGTCCACCGCGACGGGGACCGGTTCCGCATGTGGACGGCCACGCGATCCGACGGCGGGACGGTCCAGGTCGCCCAGGACTCCGAAGACGTCGAGGACAGCCTGGCCCGGCTGGGCTTCTGGCTGCTCGTCGTGTCCGCCGCAGGCGTGCTCGGCGCCACGGTGGTCGGCCGGGCGATCGCCCGCTCGGCGCTCCAGCCGGTCGACGACCTCACCTCGGCCGCCGAAAACATCGCCCGCACCCAGGAGCTGTCGGCGGCGATCGACGTCACCGCGAGCGGCGAGATCGGGCGGCTGGCGACGTCGTTCAACGCGATGCTCGGCGCGCTGAGCCGCTCCCGCGACGAGCAGCGGAGGCTGGTCGAAGACGCCGGCCACGAACTGCGCACCCCGTTGACGAGCCTGCGCACCAACATCGAGCTGCTGATCCACGCCGACGCCAACCCCGGGCGGCAGCTGCCGGCCGAAGACCGCTCCAGGCTGCTGACCGACCTCGACACCCAAGCCGTCGAGCTGACGGCCCTGATCGGCGAGCTGGTCGACCTGTCCACCGGCGAACGGCCGAGCGAAGCCGAGGAACACCTCGCGCTGGCCGACGTCGTCACCGCGGCCGTCGAACGAACCCGGTCGCGGTGGCCGAACGTCACCTTCGACGCCGAACTCACCGAGGCCGACGTCCTCGCGCGCCCGGCGGCGCTCGAGCGCGCGGTGCTGAACGTGCTCGACAACGCCGCGAAGTGGTCGCCTGACGGCGGCAAGGTGCTGGTCACCATGTCGGCCGGGACCGGGACGGTGCGCGTGCGCGTCGACGACGAAGGCCCGGGCATCCCCGAGGCCGATCTGCCGCACGTGTTCGAGCGGTTCTACCGGGCCGACGCCGCCCGCGCGCTCCCCGGCTCCGGGCTCGGGCTGGCCATCGTCGAACAGGTCCTCACCCAGCACGGCGGACACGCTTCGGCCTCGCGCGCCGGCAGCGGGGGCGCCCGGTTCGACCTCGTCTTCCCGCTGGCCGCTTCTTAA
- a CDS encoding response regulator transcription factor, translating to MHLVIVDDETAVQDSLSRTLRFEGYTVSIAGDGAAGLSVIRDESPDGVLLDVTMPVLGGLEVCRVLRAGGNTVPVLMLTARTAVTDRVAGLDAGADDYLVKPFALQELLARVRALLRRTEYHAPPAPAVLRFGGVALDPATREVFRGDRALHLTRTEFAMLETFLRHPRIVLTRSAMFEHVWGYDFGAASNGLDVYVSYLRRKLEAGGEPRLLHTVRGVGYVLREEPL from the coding sequence GTGCACCTGGTGATCGTCGACGACGAGACCGCCGTGCAGGACTCGCTTTCGCGCACGTTGCGGTTCGAGGGCTACACCGTCTCCATCGCGGGCGACGGCGCCGCCGGGCTCAGCGTGATCCGCGACGAGAGCCCCGACGGTGTGCTGCTCGACGTCACCATGCCGGTGCTCGGCGGCCTCGAGGTGTGCCGGGTGCTGCGTGCCGGAGGCAACACCGTGCCCGTGCTCATGCTGACCGCGCGCACCGCCGTCACCGACCGGGTGGCCGGCCTCGACGCCGGGGCCGACGACTACCTCGTCAAGCCGTTCGCGCTGCAGGAGCTGCTGGCTCGGGTGCGGGCACTGCTGCGCCGCACCGAATACCACGCGCCACCCGCCCCCGCGGTGCTGCGCTTCGGCGGTGTGGCCCTCGACCCGGCGACGCGGGAAGTGTTCCGCGGCGATCGTGCGCTGCACCTGACCCGGACCGAGTTCGCGATGCTCGAGACGTTCCTGCGCCACCCCCGGATCGTGCTCACCCGCTCCGCGATGTTCGAGCACGTCTGGGGCTACGACTTCGGGGCCGCGTCCAACGGGCTCGACGTCTACGTCAGCTACCTGCGCCGCAAACTGGAAGCCGGGGGCGAGCCGAGGCTGCTGCACACGGTCCGCGGCGTCGGGTACGTCCTGCGCGAGGAACCGCTGTGA
- a CDS encoding DUF1707 domain-containing protein — MSENAPGTTVPEGIRCSDAEREEVRAALYAAAGEGRLTMDEVEERLGRLEQIRYRHELAAMTADLPAPEPSAAPKGWRQILSAAAAALAAEVAVLRGRTPEPTPGRRRLLVIVTVLIGLLITAAIAASAVHGFGPDGFEAHGPAALEHPHGG; from the coding sequence ATGAGCGAGAACGCGCCAGGAACCACGGTGCCCGAAGGGATCCGCTGCTCGGATGCGGAACGTGAGGAAGTCCGCGCCGCCCTCTACGCGGCGGCCGGGGAAGGCCGGCTGACCATGGACGAGGTCGAGGAACGCCTCGGCCGCCTCGAGCAGATCCGCTACCGCCACGAACTGGCCGCGATGACCGCCGACCTGCCCGCCCCGGAGCCGAGCGCCGCCCCCAAGGGCTGGCGGCAGATCCTGTCCGCCGCGGCCGCGGCGCTGGCGGCGGAAGTAGCGGTCCTGCGCGGCCGCACCCCCGAACCCACACCCGGCCGCCGCCGGCTGCTGGTCATCGTCACCGTCCTCATCGGACTCCTGATCACGGCGGCAATCGCGGCGAGCGCTGTGCACGGCTTCGGCCCGGACGGCTTCGAGGCGCACGGACCGGCCGCCCTCGAGCACCCCCACGGCGGCTGA
- a CDS encoding prolyl oligopeptidase family serine peptidase — protein MTDLTAELVVDGRVPQVPALAPDGRLLCYVLAPVSKIDDHLDTALWLADVEGDGGWRRATADAATESRPRWSADSRTLYFLSDRDERGTPQLYRLTPADGVVIALTGWRAGITDHLPLADPGLVALLAEDEPTEQDARRDQERDDAIVVGECEPRARLRLLDLRTGHVTTPSVFDDRHVEELRQRPDGGPLAVLTQAGADKDYGPRTGQLHLFDPTTGTAEDLGPVEAEPRSLAWWPAEDGWHLGYLALTPPVLHAGAAVFDLAMGSRVRRNRTAGLPMCPVELCQTDAAPLVVFANGLDTTLSRLDPDGPTPLSQHPGHLDALTTTPAGTTIAALTSTRHRPTNVHVGPPTGPLRRITDTRPELDDITFGTQRPLAYRAADGLDLDGLLVLPVGKSASDGPFPLVTIVHGGPYDRYADRLQLFSFPGARAQWLATAGYAVFLPNPRGGQGHGHEFAVSVAGRVGREEWTDILTGIDLLIAEGVADPDRLGIAGGSHGGFMAAWAIGQTDRFRAALVDAGVIDWGMLAATGEHGQYDGALSGSIGWEGIGPHPHDAVSPASFASRVRTPVLILHGAEDTNVPLGQAVYFHRALRYFGAVHEFVVYPREGHSIRERNHQLDVLRRTRAWFDRRLRT, from the coding sequence ATGACCGATCTGACTGCCGAACTCGTGGTCGACGGGCGCGTCCCGCAGGTCCCGGCTCTCGCTCCGGACGGGCGTCTGCTCTGCTACGTTCTCGCCCCCGTCAGCAAAATCGATGACCACCTCGACACCGCGCTCTGGCTCGCCGACGTCGAAGGCGACGGTGGGTGGCGGCGGGCGACAGCCGACGCTGCGACGGAGTCCCGGCCTCGCTGGTCCGCGGACTCGCGCACGCTGTACTTCCTGTCCGACCGCGATGAGCGTGGCACTCCGCAGCTATACCGGCTCACCCCCGCCGACGGTGTGGTGATCGCGTTGACCGGCTGGCGCGCCGGCATCACCGACCACCTGCCGCTCGCCGATCCCGGCCTGGTCGCGCTGCTCGCCGAGGACGAACCCACTGAGCAGGACGCCCGGCGCGACCAGGAACGCGACGACGCCATTGTCGTCGGCGAATGCGAACCGCGTGCCCGGCTTCGCCTGCTCGACCTGCGCACCGGCCACGTCACCACCCCGAGCGTGTTCGACGACCGGCACGTCGAGGAACTGCGGCAACGCCCCGACGGTGGCCCGCTCGCCGTGCTCACCCAGGCCGGCGCCGACAAGGACTACGGCCCCCGCACCGGCCAGCTGCACCTGTTCGACCCCACCACCGGGACCGCGGAGGACCTCGGACCGGTCGAGGCCGAACCGCGTTCCCTGGCCTGGTGGCCGGCCGAAGACGGTTGGCACCTCGGTTACCTCGCCCTCACCCCACCGGTCCTCCACGCCGGCGCCGCCGTGTTCGACCTGGCCATGGGCAGCCGCGTCCGGCGCAACCGCACCGCCGGCCTTCCGATGTGCCCCGTCGAACTGTGTCAGACCGACGCTGCTCCGCTGGTGGTGTTCGCCAACGGCCTGGACACGACCCTGTCCCGGCTCGACCCCGACGGCCCCACGCCGCTGTCGCAGCACCCCGGCCACCTCGATGCCCTCACCACCACCCCCGCGGGCACGACGATCGCGGCCTTGACCAGCACCCGTCACCGACCCACGAACGTGCACGTGGGGCCACCGACCGGGCCGCTGCGCAGGATCACGGACACCCGCCCCGAACTGGACGACATCACCTTCGGCACCCAGCGCCCGCTGGCCTATCGAGCCGCCGACGGCCTCGATCTGGACGGTCTGCTCGTGCTGCCCGTCGGGAAGTCCGCCTCGGACGGCCCGTTCCCGCTCGTCACGATCGTGCACGGCGGCCCCTACGACCGGTACGCCGATCGCCTCCAGTTGTTCTCGTTCCCCGGCGCACGGGCACAGTGGCTGGCCACTGCCGGGTACGCGGTGTTCCTGCCCAACCCGCGCGGCGGCCAGGGCCACGGTCACGAGTTCGCAGTCAGCGTCGCGGGCAGGGTCGGCCGGGAGGAATGGACCGACATCCTGACCGGCATCGACCTGCTCATCGCCGAGGGCGTCGCCGACCCCGACCGGCTGGGCATCGCCGGCGGGAGCCACGGCGGATTCATGGCCGCCTGGGCGATCGGGCAGACCGACCGGTTCCGCGCCGCACTGGTCGACGCGGGTGTCATCGACTGGGGGATGCTCGCCGCGACCGGGGAGCACGGCCAGTACGACGGCGCGCTAAGCGGCAGTATCGGGTGGGAGGGGATCGGCCCGCACCCGCACGACGCGGTCAGCCCGGCCTCCTTTGCCAGCCGGGTCCGCACCCCGGTGCTCATACTGCACGGTGCCGAGGACACCAACGTCCCGCTCGGCCAGGCCGTGTACTTCCACCGGGCATTGCGCTACTTCGGTGCTGTGCACGAGTTCGTGGTCTACCCCAGAGAGGGCCACTCGATCCGGGAACGCAACCACCAACTCGACGTCCTGCGCCGCACCCGTGCCTGGTTCGACCGCCGGCTCCGGACCTGA
- a CDS encoding SsgA family sporulation/cell division regulator — protein sequence MRNDHVTLRSTAVFDLLAPRTPAVPVKVELRYDTRDPYAVVAAFRTGRAGWVEWVYARDLLADGLLADAGDGDVRIRPSVEDPESVLIELNSPSGHAMFEASAQELADFLDRTYDVVLPGNEHLWVDVDDALTHLIPHDLA from the coding sequence ATGCGCAACGATCACGTGACGCTCCGCTCGACGGCGGTCTTCGACCTGCTGGCGCCGCGGACTCCCGCGGTTCCGGTCAAGGTGGAGCTGCGCTACGACACACGCGACCCGTACGCGGTCGTCGCCGCCTTCCGCACCGGCCGCGCCGGCTGGGTCGAGTGGGTGTACGCACGCGACCTCCTCGCGGACGGCCTCCTGGCCGACGCGGGTGACGGGGACGTCCGCATCCGCCCGTCCGTCGAAGACCCCGAGTCCGTGCTGATCGAGCTGAACTCGCCGTCCGGGCACGCCATGTTCGAGGCCTCGGCCCAGGAGCTGGCCGACTTCCTCGACCGCACGTACGACGTCGTCCTCCCGGGCAACGAGCACCTCTGGGTCGACGTCGACGACGCCCTCACGCACCTCATCCCCCACGATCTGGCCTGA
- a CDS encoding sugar transferase, whose amino-acid sequence MEESVRPSYTVSQPPPHIDLQAIPRPAKRDEHPAEPAATPSPKALPAAWEARYRAWVIGSDVFIALLVIAISAFVIDRVAPHDMHAFGTMLAVFVSLPVSRAWSPRVLGEGAEEYRTLGRGFLTAAVLVALGGLLFGALEVQVWVFVVVPAIALVAFPQRYLLRQVLHRKRAKGLCLLPVMAAGSPETVADLIARTRSEVHVGWRVEAACTFSGHGEERDSGEIDGVPVVGRLEELSRHVRRGGYRVVAITADQYWTPKRLQRLAWDMEGTGAEMVVAPVLMEVAGPRLNVTGVLGMPLLRVTAPMFTGGRRVVKEVVDRCGSAFLLAVLSPLLLVIALAIKLNDRGPVIYRQRRVGRDGAAFTMLKFRTMVTNADEIKQALAADNEGAGPLFKMKRDPRITRVGGFLRRYSLDEVPQLFNVVSGKMSLVGPRPPLPEETAQYAPDARRRLLVKPGLTGLWQVSGRSDLTWAESIRLDLRYVEDWSLALDLVILWKTFRAVMGGQGAY is encoded by the coding sequence ATGGAAGAGTCGGTGCGGCCTTCGTACACGGTGAGCCAGCCACCGCCGCACATCGACCTTCAGGCCATCCCGCGTCCCGCCAAGAGGGACGAGCACCCGGCGGAGCCGGCCGCGACGCCGTCCCCCAAGGCGTTGCCCGCGGCTTGGGAAGCGAGATACAGAGCCTGGGTCATCGGCAGCGACGTGTTCATCGCGCTGCTGGTGATCGCGATCAGCGCGTTCGTCATCGATCGCGTTGCCCCGCACGACATGCACGCCTTCGGCACCATGCTCGCCGTGTTCGTCTCGCTGCCGGTCAGCCGGGCCTGGAGCCCGCGCGTCCTCGGCGAAGGCGCGGAGGAGTACCGCACCCTGGGCCGGGGCTTCCTCACCGCCGCCGTCCTGGTCGCGCTGGGCGGTCTGCTGTTCGGCGCGCTCGAGGTCCAGGTCTGGGTGTTCGTCGTGGTGCCGGCCATCGCGCTCGTCGCGTTCCCGCAGCGGTACCTGCTGCGCCAGGTGCTGCACCGCAAGCGCGCAAAGGGGCTCTGCCTGCTGCCGGTGATGGCCGCGGGCAGCCCGGAGACGGTCGCCGACCTGATCGCCCGCACCCGCTCGGAGGTGCACGTCGGCTGGCGCGTCGAGGCCGCCTGCACCTTCAGCGGCCACGGCGAGGAGCGCGACAGCGGCGAGATCGACGGCGTCCCGGTCGTGGGACGGCTCGAGGAGCTGTCCCGCCACGTGCGCCGCGGCGGCTACCGGGTCGTGGCGATCACCGCGGACCAGTACTGGACGCCGAAGCGCCTGCAGCGGCTGGCCTGGGACATGGAGGGGACCGGCGCGGAGATGGTCGTGGCGCCGGTGCTGATGGAGGTCGCCGGCCCGCGGCTCAACGTCACCGGCGTGCTCGGGATGCCCCTGCTGCGCGTCACGGCGCCGATGTTCACCGGCGGGCGCCGGGTGGTGAAGGAGGTCGTCGACCGCTGCGGCTCGGCCTTCCTGCTGGCCGTGCTCTCGCCGCTGCTGCTGGTGATCGCCCTCGCGATCAAGCTGAACGACCGCGGCCCGGTGATCTATCGCCAGCGCCGCGTCGGCCGTGACGGCGCCGCCTTCACGATGCTGAAGTTCCGCACGATGGTCACCAACGCGGACGAGATCAAGCAGGCCCTGGCCGCGGACAACGAGGGCGCGGGCCCGCTGTTCAAGATGAAGCGCGACCCGCGGATCACCCGCGTGGGTGGTTTCCTGCGCCGGTATTCGCTCGACGAGGTGCCCCAGCTGTTCAACGTCGTGTCCGGGAAGATGTCGCTCGTCGGCCCGCGCCCGCCGCTGCCGGAGGAGACGGCGCAGTACGCGCCCGACGCCCGCCGCCGGCTGCTGGTGAAGCCGGGGCTCACCGGCCTGTGGCAGGTGAGCGGCCGCAGCGACCTGACGTGGGCGGAGAGCATCCGGCTCGACCTGCGCTACGTCGAGGACTGGTCGCTGGCGCTGGACCTGGTGATCCTCTGGAAGACCTTCCGCGCGGTGATGGGCGGCCAGGGCGCCTACTGA
- a CDS encoding malonic semialdehyde reductase, translated as MTTFAEQTEGLQVPADVQNLLFREARTANSFSSEPVTEEQVRAIYDLVKWAPTSMNTQPLRALVLRTAEAKARLLPHLAPGNRDKTEAAPLTVVLAADVDFHENIPQVFPHAPQVKDNFSDEQGRVEFSKLNSLLQVGYFIIGVRAAGLAAGPMTGFDAQGVDDEFFADKKWRSLVVVNVGKPGENPWFDRLPRLDFDQVVETL; from the coding sequence ATGACCACCTTTGCCGAGCAGACCGAAGGCCTCCAGGTCCCCGCGGACGTCCAGAACCTCCTCTTCCGCGAGGCCCGCACGGCCAACAGTTTCAGCTCCGAGCCGGTGACCGAGGAGCAGGTCCGCGCGATCTACGACCTCGTCAAGTGGGCCCCGACGTCGATGAACACCCAGCCGCTGCGCGCGCTGGTGCTCCGGACCGCCGAGGCGAAGGCCCGCCTGCTGCCGCACCTGGCCCCGGGCAACCGGGACAAGACCGAAGCCGCGCCGCTGACCGTCGTGCTCGCCGCGGACGTCGACTTCCACGAAAACATCCCGCAGGTCTTCCCGCACGCCCCGCAGGTCAAGGACAACTTCTCCGACGAGCAGGGCCGCGTCGAGTTCTCGAAGCTCAACTCGCTGCTGCAGGTCGGCTACTTCATCATCGGCGTCCGCGCCGCCGGCCTGGCCGCCGGCCCGATGACCGGCTTCGACGCCCAGGGCGTCGACGACGAGTTCTTCGCGGACAAGAAGTGGCGCTCGCTGGTCGTCGTCAACGTCGGCAAGCCGGGCGAGAACCCGTGGTTCGACCGCCTGCCGCGGCTGGACTTCGACCAGGTCGTCGAGACCCTCTGA